One genomic region from Sciurus carolinensis chromosome 2, mSciCar1.2, whole genome shotgun sequence encodes:
- the Ankrd34c gene encoding ankyrin repeat domain-containing protein 34C, whose product MMGDDTELRTDGNSLLKAVWLGRLRLTRLLLEGGAYINESNDKGETALMVACITKHVDQQSISKSKMVKYLLDNRADPNIQDKSGKTALIHACIRRAGGEVVSLLLENGADPSLEDRTGASALVYAINADDKDALKHLLDACKAKGKEVIIITTDKSSSGMKTTKQYLNVPPSPKVEDRQSPPLCASPSDIELKAPGLSSPPSEKDDDFFNLQTGHPSGCNTSKILNEPGSPTRKVSNLSARKVGARLPQLKRLQSEPWGLIAPSVLAASSRQDETHGASTDSEVIRNISDVSFPKRGPLSRTNSIDGKDPALFPTVPEPVLKVPASSAPASWKAAYEKGQAPHPRLARRGALPVDQEKGGMYPSGPSALKEPASLKRLENDLYDLEIQPGADPPNSISLEPGKGPLDRKKLNSSHSLFHGSRESLDAVPTTSPSSVRRRPPHLLERRGSGTLLLDRIAHTRPGFLPPLNVNLNPPIPDIRPNSKPSSPLASGLKSMVPVAPSSPKRVDMRSKKKLLRRHSMQIEQMKQLSDFEEIMT is encoded by the coding sequence ATGATGGGTGATGACACCGAGTTGAGGACTGATGGAAACTCCCTTTTGAAGGCTGTGTGGCTGGGGAGGCTCCGGCTGACTAGACTCCTCCTGGAAGGAGGAGCTTATATCAATGAGAGCAATGACAAAGGTGAAACGGCTCTCATGGTGGCCTGCATCACCAAACATGTGGACCAGCAAAGTATCAGCAAGTCCAAGATGGTGAAGTACCTGTTGGACAATAGGGCAGACCCTAATATCCAGGATAAGTCTGGAAAGACTGCTCTCATCCACGCTTGCATCAGAAGAGCTGGGGGAGAAGTGGTCTCTTTATTACTGGAGAACGGAGCTGACCCCAGCCTTGAGGATCGCACTGGTGCTTCGGCTCTGGTTTATGCGATAAATGCAGATGACAAGGACGCATTGAAACATCTCCTTGATGCCTGCAAAGCCAAAGGGAAGGAAGTGATTATTATAACAACAGATAAATCATCTTCAGGCATGAAAACCACTAAACAGTATCTTAATGTCCCTCCTTCACCCAAAGTGGAAGACAGACAGTCGCCTCCACTGTGTGCGTCTCCTTCCGACATTGAATTGAAGGCTCCAGGCCTGAGTTCTCCACCAAGTGAAAAGGATGATGACTTCTTCAATCTCCAAACAGGACACCCAAGTGGCTGTAACACCTCTAAGATTCTCAATGAGCCTGGGTCACCCACGAGGAAAGTCAGTAACCTTTCCGCCAGGAAAGTTGGGGCCCGTTTGCCCCAACTGAAGAGGCTCCAGTCTGAACCCTGGGGCCTGATTGCACCATCTGTGCTGGCAGCCTCCTCACGTCAGGATGAGACCCATGGCGCCAGCACAGACAGTGAAGTCATCAGGAACATCAGTGACGTGTCTTTCCCTAAAAGGGGACCCCTCTCTAGAACCAACAGCATTGATGGCAAAGACCCCGCCCTCTTCCCCACCGTCCCAGAGCCGGTTCTGAAGGTTCCAGCCTCTTCGGCACCAGCATCCTGGAAAGCAGCCTATGAGAAAGGCCAGGCTCCCCACCCACGTCTGGCCAGAAGAGGAGCTCTCCCTGTAGACCAAGAGAAAGGTGGTATGTACCCATCAGGACCCTCTGCTCTCAAAGAGCCGGCATCCCTCAAACGGCTGGAAAATGACCTCTATGACTTAGAGATACAACCAGGGGCTGACCCACCCAACTCCATTTCCCTTGAACCAGGCAAAGGGCCCTTAGATAGAAAGAAGCTCAACAGCTCCCACTCTCTTTTCCATGGCTCTCGGGAGTCCCTGGATGCTGTGCCCACCACATCCCCCAGCTCTGTGCGTCGCAGGCCCCCGCATCTTCTAGAAAGACGAGGTTCTGGAACTCTACTGCTAGACCGCATCGCTCACACTCGACCTGGCTTTCTTCCACCTTTAAATGTGAATCTGAACCCACCTATCCCTGATATTAGACCTAATAGTAAACCTTCTTCCCCACTTGCTAGTGGCTTAAAATCTATGGTTCCTGTTGCTCCAAGTTCACCAAAGAGAGTTGACATGAGAAGTAAAAAGAAGCTCCTCAGAAGGCATTCTATGCAAATTGAACAGATGAAGCAGCTGTCCGACTTTGAAGAAATCATGACCTAG